One window from the genome of Schistocerca piceifrons isolate TAMUIC-IGC-003096 chromosome 8, iqSchPice1.1, whole genome shotgun sequence encodes:
- the LOC124712496 gene encoding uncharacterized protein LOC124712496 isoform X1: protein MGIQRWLLLALVAVAAVGARPAEDAAEEPEPPTRTARAQYGSLKSQPPPWGFLYAPQQFRAQQPVAIPTVIHRIPSVYQPQLALQPTRAAQSFQWNPPRDEGYTNLYTIVNGELVTPVRHPVYHVPLTTSRLPINRSPFSHFPSTIYSQHENDGPLKQLSESSAIQKSSAYWGSVQSEVPLASGGIFTPFNEARYDYTKAQSPPHRVGNFGVLGKHGFGNIFQKSKPLEAIARNSDVPTNSDYVASGGPSPSKGSDAERNLNEKSFTNQSSEIELKLEKTSNKSDTSTDVSHPMDQGLVPQTEKLPDDSKEVTNQKQPALLGPALSKLREILDRRPEWNDSQDLMDWRKNYTDPNRPPGTTTLILKPEAEAVAGCNGTAIANPISHAVVPIGQPVDVHFEPRAVAVAGPGGKAKAHSDLVLSFVAAAVSEESDEDVTTSSPN from the exons CGATGGTTACTGTTGGCGCTGGTGGCTGTGGCGGCGGTGGGGGCCCGACCTGCCGAGGACGCTGCTGAAGAGCCGGAGCCTCCCACGAGGACCGCCAGAGCGCAATACGGCAGCCTCAA GTCGCAGCCACCGCCGTGGGGCTTCCTCTACGCACCACAGCAGTTCAGAGCTCAACAGCCGGTGGCGATCCCAACTGTCATCCACCGAATACCGTCCGTCTACCAGCCGCAGCTCGCGCTGCAGCCAACGAGAGCTGCACAGAGTTTCCAATGGAATCCCCCCAGAGACGAAGGATACACCAACCTGTACACCATCGTCAACGGGGAGTTAGTCACTCCCGTCAGACACCCAGTGTATCACGTACCTCTCACTACCTCCAGGTTACCGATTAACAGGTCTCCATTTTCCCATTTTCCATCTACGATCTATAGCCAGCATGAGAACGATGGTCCCTTGAAGCAGTTAAGTGAATCCTCCGCAATTCAGAAAAGTTCAGCATACTGGGGCTCCGTTCAGAGTGAAGTGCCACTCGCATCTGGAGGGATATTTACTCCATTTAATGAAGCAAGGTACGATTACACAAAAGCCCAAAGCCCACCGCACCGTGTGGGCAATTTTGGTGTTCTGGGGAAACATGGGTTTGGCAACATATTCCAAAAGTCCAAACCGTTAGAGGCTATAGCAAGGAATTCAGATGTACCGACAAATTCAGATTACGTGGCGTCAGGAGGACCCAGCCCTTCCAAAGGAAGTGATGCAGAACGAAACTTGAACGAAAAAAGTTTCACTAATCAAAGCTCTGAGATTGAACTGAAGTTGGAGAAAACGTCCAATAAATCTGATACGTCAACAGACGTTAGTCATCCAATGGATCAGGGACTAGTACCACAAACAGAGAAATTGCCGGATGACAGCAAAGAAGTCACAAACCAGAAACAGCCAGCTCTTTTGGGACCCGCCCTGTCAAAGCTACGTGAGATCCTCGACCGACGGCCAGAGTGGAATGACTCGCAAGACCTCATGGACTGGCGCAAGAACTACACCGATCCGAACAGACCGCCTGGCACGACGACGCTGATTCTGAAGCCGGAAGCGGAGGCTGTGGCTGGCTGCAATGGTACCGCCATAGCGAACCCCATCTCACACGCCGTGGTGCCCATCGGACAACCGGTGGACGTCCACTTCGAACCCAGGGCCGTGGcggtggctggtcccggcggaaaaGCCAAGGCGCATTCAGACCTGGTCCTGTCCTTTGTAGCAGCAGCTGTGAGTGAGGAATCCGACGAAGACGTCACCACGTCCTCACCGAACTGA
- the LOC124712497 gene encoding uncharacterized protein LOC124712497: MDQNVQEMASQHAESAENGERYAGGYQEATTLHPLEGDGENLVADHRSGRQLPPDRTGQNPILSYLLQRANTNTTGYSSASRGGVRRRITHQETIVDPRQPFPAAVSGVPQGQVAGPQISGVPSTGQNNFGTNMQAVPPQNYPATGSPVQSPGSQNFIAQSGQTYPVTSQPSGSVRNDGKVPDVNLFTTMNFYPSIVAGQPYPYASAVDSNRLESGVQGRISWPFSDYFPIVIKDPINHFYNAFTTMVEYGPESDVCGGDFGDERDESKKNGKGRHRGRTGRADATSFTGEEEGSGSQGSSAEVAKPVELSTVQYGPVVARLLVQKGGVAIAGPGGSADSGIGGTSVVGPGGIVYARPNGLAILGPGAKVISLPVGSSEPRSARDPLPAGARILAVGPTVYFHSATL, from the coding sequence ATGGACCAGAACGTTCAGGAGATGGCTTCCCAGCACGCCGAATCAGCGGAGAATGGTGAGCGGTATGCTGGAGGTTATCAAGAGGCCACAACCCTCCATCCTTTGGAGGGCGACGGCGAAAACCTGGTGGCGGATCACCGATCCGGAAGACAGCTACCGCCAGACAGAACTGGACAGAACCCGATCCTCAGTTACCTGCTGCAGAGGGCGAACACCAACACTACTGGTTATTCAAGTGCCTCTAGAGGGGGTGTGCGGCGAAGGATAACGCACCAGGAGACTATAGTTGACCCAAGGCAGCCATTCCCCGCGGCAGTGAGCGGTGTTCCACAGGGGCAAGTAGCCGGCCCACAAATTTCTGGAGTTCCAAGCACAGGGCAGAATAATTTCGGTACCAACATGCAGGCGGTTCCTCCACAGAACTACCCTGCCACTGGTTCTCCTGTTCAGAGCCCGGGTAGCCAGAATTTCATCGCACAAAGCGGACAAACGTATCCTGTCACCAGTCAACCGTCTGGCAGCGTACGCAACGATGGGAAAGTGCCTGACGTTAACCTATTTACCACCATGAATTTCTACCCGTCGATCGTTGCAGGGCAGCCGTATCCGTACGCATCAGCCGTAGACAGCAACAGACTCGAAAGTGGCGTGCAGGGACGCATCAGTTGGCCGTTTTCCGATTACTTCCCCATTGTTATTAAAGATCCGATCAACCATTTTTACAACGCCTTCACCACCATGGTCGAGTACGGACCAGAGTCGGACGTCTGCGGAGGAGACTTTGGGGACGAACGGGACGAGAGCAAGAAGAACGGCAAGGGCAGACACCGAGGGAGGACCGGTCGCGCAGATGCCACCAGTTTCACTGGCGAGGAAGAAGGGTCTGGCTCGCAGGGTAGCAGCGCGGAGGTCGCGAAGCCAGTGGAGCTGTCCACTGTACAGTACGGACCCGTGGTGGCCAGGCTTTTAGTGCAGAAGGGAGGTGTGGCCATTGCCGGGCCAGGAGGCTCTGCAGACAGCGGGATTGGAGGGACATCCGTGGTAGGACCCGGAGGGATCGTCTATGCCAGGCCCAACGGACTCGCAATCTTGGGTCCTGGAGCCAAAGTGATCAGCCTGCCCGTGGGGTCCTCGGAACCCAGAAGTGCCAGGGATCCCCTGCCTGCCGGAGCAAGAATACTCGCCGTCGGCCCAACTGTGTATTTCCATTCAGCCACTCTCTAG